A portion of the Rhizophagus irregularis chromosome 17, complete sequence genome contains these proteins:
- a CDS encoding Hsp70 ATPase ssa1, which produces MSAVGIDLGTSYSCVGVWQNDKVEIIANDQGNRTTPSYVAFTDTILIGEAAKNQAVMNPHNTVFSVHRLIGRNFNDQDVQSDMKHWPFKVINKNGKPVINVEYKGKRKDFTPEEILSMILVKMKETAEAFLGTQVRNAVITVPTYFNNSQRQAIKDAGLIASLDVLRIITGPTAVAITYSLNVPFYNSLFYERSSIFDAFFIPMIVAISGIPFEYYGSNEKTTGELNILVFDLGGSTCNVSFLTMIKEKIIEVKVVAGGTYLGGEDFDNRLVNHFVQEFKRKFNKDISSNARAVCRLRAACEHAKRTLSTSTQASIKIDSLYEGINFCTSLTRTRFEELNQDLFNSTMEPVKKILRDSKIDKSQVHKIVLVGCSTYIPKIQKMVSEFFDGKKTDKSNNPSEAAAYGAAVQAAILSGDTSEKTQDLLLLDVAPLSLSIDITGDIIMTPIIKCNTKIPTKKSEIISTNFDNQSSILIKIYEGERTRTRDYNLLGELELSEISPAPRGVPQIKVYL; this is translated from the exons atgagTGCAGTCGGTATTGATTTAGGAACGTCATATTCCTGTGTTGGTGTTTGGcaaaatgataaagttgaaATTATTGCCAATGACCAGGGTAATCGTACAACACCATCATATGTAGCTTTTACTGATACAATTCTTATTGGAGAAGCGGCCAAAAATCAAGCTGTTATGAATCCACATAATACTGTATTTAGTGTTCATCGTCTCATTGGTCGTAATTTCAATGATCAGGACGTTCAATCTGATATGAAG CATTGGCCGTTCAAAGTTATAAACAAGAATGGCAAACCAGTTATCAATGTAGAATacaaaggaaaaagaaaagatttcaCACCCGAAGAAATTTTATCCAtgatattagtaaaaatgaaagagACCGCAGAAGCATTTCTTGGCACACAAGTTAGAAATGCTGTAATTACGGTACcaacttattttaataactctCAACGACAAGCTATAAAAGATGCTGGTTTGATTGCCAGTTTGGATGTACTTCGCATCATTACTGGACCAACTGCAGTGGCTATTACTTACAGTTTGAATGTACCTTTTTATAATTCTCTATTTTATGAACGAAGTAGTATATTTGATGCTTTCTTTATTCCAATGATTGTAGCAATTAGTGGCATTCCTTTTGAATACTATGGATCGAATGAGAAAACTACTGgagaattaaatattcttgttTTTGATTTGGGTGGTAGTACTTGTAACGTCTCTTTTTTAACCATGATTAAAGAGAAGATTATTGAAGTAAAAGTCGTTGCTGGTGGCACATACCTTGGTGGTGAAGATTTTGATAATCGTCTTGTAAATCATTTTGTACAagaattcaaaagaaaatttaacaaaGATATTTCATCGAATGCACGTGCTGTCTGTCGTTTAAGAGCAGCATGTGAACATGCGAAACGTACACTTTCAACATCAACACAGGCTTCCATTAAAATTGATTCTCTCTATGAAGGTATTAACTTCTGTACCTCTTTGACGCGAACCagatttgaagaattaaatcAAGATCTATTTAATTCTACTATGGAACCTGTTAAGAAAATACTTCGGGATAGTAAAATTGACAAAAGTCAAGTCCATAAAATTGTCTTAGTTGGTTGTTCAACGTATATTCCTAAGATTCAAAAAATGGTATCTGAATTCTTTGATGGTAAAAAAACAGACAAATCCAACAATCCTTCTGAAGCCGCAGCCTATGGCGCTGCCGTACAAGCTGCTATTTTATCTGGTGATACTTCTGAAAAGACTCAAGATCTACTTTTACTTGATGTCGCACCTTTATCTCTGAGTATCGATATTACTGGTGATATCATCATGACACCAATTATTAAGTGCAATACTAAAATACCTACTAAGAAATCTGAAATTATATCtacaaattttgataatcaGTCTagcatattaattaaaatatatgaaggTGAACGTACTCGAACAAGAGATTACAACTTACTCGGAGAACTCGAATTATCTGAAATTTCTCCTGCTCCAAGAGGTGTTCCGCAAATAAAAGTTTACCTTTGA